Genomic window (Verrucomicrobiia bacterium):
GAAACGCTGGATCGGATTTTTGAGTTTATGGCTGCTGCTCGTCGCGCCCGTCGCCGGCGAACCAGCCGCGGTCATTCGCGCCAGCATGTTGGAAGCCCAAGGTCGGTTTCTGGCGGCGTCCAACACGCTTTACACGGCGGCGGCTGATTCCGCGCTGAGCGCGGCGGAGCGGCGGCGGCTGGCGTTTGAACTCGATCGGCTGGAGCGCATCCGCAAGGATTATCCCTTCACTCAGGCCAGCTTGTTCAAACGCTTGCAAGATGCCGTGCGGGATTTGACGGAAAGCGAGTTTGAAACCTGGGTGGCCAAGGGCTGGTTTGATGCGCGCGATTTCGACGGTGAACGGCGTTACATGAGCGCGAGCGTCAGCAATTTGTTCTTTCGTCATCCGGAGTTGAATCCGCGCCGGTTGCCACTTCGAGATACGAGCAAACACGATCAAGCCAGTCTGGCCACCTGTCGCGCGATCCGTAAGGCTGCGCGTCAGGAAGGGCGACCTTATGTGTTGTCCAAGCGGTTGAATGCGGTCATGACCGTGACCGTGGACGCGGACGCGGTGCCGGATGGAGAAGTGGTTCGCGCGTGGTTGCCGATTCCCCGCGAGTACCCGTTTCAACAGGGTTTTGCGTTGCTGAACACCTCCTCGCCGGTGCGACATCTGGATGGTGCGGACAGCTCGATTCGGTCGGTTTATCTGGAACAAAAAGCGCAGGCGGGCGCGCCCACCAGGTTCAGCATCGAATACGAGTATAAAATTTCCGGCGTGTCATTTGACATCAATCCGGAACGGGTGCGCCGCGTGGACGCACTGGACCCCGCCTTGAAACCGTTTTTACGGGAGGAACTGCACGTCGCGTTCACTCCGGAAATGCGCGCGCTGTCGAAGAAAATTCTGGGCGATGAAACCAATCCGGCGCGGCAAGCCAAGCGGATTTACGATTGGATCGCGGAGCACATCCAATACAGCTACGCGTTGGAGTATTCCACGATTCGAAATATCAGCGATTACTGTCGCGACAAAAGTTACGGGGATTGCGGGCAGGAGGCGTTGTTGTTCATCACGCTCTGTCGGCTGAACGGTATTCCGGCGCGCTGGCAATCCGGTTGGAATCTGTTTCCCGGCGTGAAAGGCATTCATGATTGGTGCGAAATGTATCTCGCGCCGTACGGCTGGATGCCGGTGGATCCGTACAAGGGAATTTTCGCCATGCAATACGCGCCGACCTTGACTCCGGAGGAAAAGCATGAGGTGCGGGATTTTTACTTTGGTGGTTTGGATTACTACCGCATGGCGGCGAACAGCGCGCATAGCCAGGTGTTGACGCCGCCCAAGCAATCCTTCCGTTCCGACACCGTGGACTTCCAGCGCGGCGAAGTGGAATGGGGCACGAACAATCTTTACTTCGATGAATACAGTTACGGCTTGCAGATTCGCGAAGTGCCGACGCCGTAATCACCACTCCCGATCCGCCGTGACGGGCCGGGGTTGCGGACGGTCTGGTGTCATCGCCGGTAATTTTTCCAACTCGAAGGTTTGGCCGTCCGCGGTGGCCAGTTTGCAACCGTCTGGTCGGAAGGAAATTGTGACCGCCCCCACGGTTCGGGTGTAGAGCGTGAGCACGCGGCGCGGTTCAAGACGCGCTTTCAATTCCAAGCTCGCCCGCGCGGTTGCGGGGAAGTCTGAATCCGCCACAATGATCACGCGTGGTTGGATGGCGTCGAGGAGCGCATCGGTCAGCGCTTCGGTTTGCTCCGGCAGACCGGCGACGAGCAGGTCCGAGCGGAGCTGCTGGCCTTCGCGTTCCAACAGCAAATTCTGACCCAGCCGTCCCAGGTCCGAGAGCAACAGGATGGTTGCCCCGTAAAATTCCGCCTGTCGCACCAGAGCGCCATCATCAGCTTGGGTGAAGCTGTCCGTTGGCGCGGGGTGTAAAATCCGCCACGGCGGGAGAAAGTCGCCGCGCGCGCTGGTTTTCAGATGGAACGATTCGCTTTGCAAATCCGCCACAATCCGCCGGTAAATCGGCGAGCGAAACCGGAGCGGACTGACGAAAACTTCACGGCATCGAAATTCGTCGAGCAGCAATTCCGTACCGCCAACCTGTCGCAAGTCCCCGTGCGTGAGCAGGAGTCGCGGCAGTTGCGTGACGCCTTGGGCGCGTAAAAACGGACGGGTGACATACACGACGGAATTGCTGTTGCCGCAGTCCACCAACCAATCCTGCGATTTCCCGGCGGCATCGAAGTATTCGGCATGACCGCCCGCGAACGGCAGGACGGTGAGTGTGAAGTTGCGGCGCTCGCCGAGCCATTGACCGCCGTAATACAGGCCGAGCGCGCCCAGAATGATCAAAGTGCGTTGGCGGCGTCCGGGTCGCCACAGCCAGCCGCTCATAAAACCGGTAAGCAAACCATAATAGACGATGAACGTGAACAGACTGGGCGCGCGCACGAAAGCGTAGGCGCCGGGAATGAGCGTGGCCCAGTCGCGCAGTTTAATCATGCCCAGCATCCAGAACCACGCCGCGTGATTGAACAACTCGCTGAGCCACGGCCACCACGCGCCGCACAGCAGACTGCCCAAATTGCACGCCAGCGCCAGACTGCTCAGCGGCACGATGAGCAAGTTGGCCAGCAGCGTCACGGGACTGAAAATGTGGAAGTAATACGCGGTTAACGGCAGCGCGCCCAGCCAGGCGGCGAGCGAAGTCGCAAAGCTCATGGCCGCGGCCCGGAGCAGCCAGCGCCGGGTGCGTTTCCAGCGGGGAATGACTTCCGGCGGCAGCAGTGGATCGTACGCGAGTCGTTGATCCAGCCAGCGTTGTAGTGGAGGCACGAATAACGCAATGCTGAGAACCACGAAAAAGGAAAGCTGGAAGCTGGCTTGAAATAATTGTTGCGGCTGCCAGAGCAGGATGATGAAGGCCGCGGCGGCCAACGAGTTCAACAGATCACTTGGTCGCGCCAACGCCCAGCCGCCGACGACGATGGTCATCATGAGCGTTGAGCGGATTGCGGACGGTTGCCAGCCCGTCGCCGCAGTGTAAAACCAGAGCAGGGGAATCACCACCAAACCGCACCCGCCGCGCGGCACGCGCAACCCCCGCAGCAGGCTCACCAGAATTCCGGCGATCAACGCGATGTGCAGTCCGGAAATGGCGAAGATGTGCATCGTGCCGGTTTTCATGAATGGCTCGCTCACTTCGCCGGTGAGCGCCGTCTTCCAGCCGAGCGTCATGGCCCAGAGCAATCGCAGCGGTTCATCGGGCGCGGGCAGCCCATAAGCCAGTTGATTTTTGGCCCAGGCAATAAAGCGGTCGGCCAACGGCGGGGTGACATTCGGATTCAATCCGTGCCAGTCTGCGGCGGTGGTTTTCAATTGATAGTAAATGTTCTGCCGCGCGAGGTACGTGCGGTAATTGAACAAGCCATCGGCCATCGCGCTGGGCGGCGGTCCCAGCACGCCATAAATTTCGACTTCCTCGCCGCCGAAAAGCGGTTGCGTCAATTCACCTTGCGTGGTGACCAGGACCTGTCCGAAAGCCGGTTTCCATTCGTCGTTGGTGCGCAGTGCCGAAACTCGCAACGTAACCAAGGTGCGGACGAGTTCTTTTCCGTCATGTTCATGCAGCCGCAAGTTTGGGGTTTCCGATAACGTGCCGCGGACCGTGGCGAGCACCGGGGCCTCGGTCAGTTGCTGGCGTAGATCGTCTGGTGCTATCGGCGTGGTGAGTCGCAGCAGATTGGTCATTCCAAGCCCGATCAGGAACAGCCCCAGCAGCGGGGCGCGCCAGCCACGCTGGCTCCACCCGACGAGAAGGAGAAGGAAACAAATCCCGAACAGCAACGGCAGGGGCGGGCTGACGATTTCCGCCAGCAACAGCCCGCTCGCATAATACAACGCCACCGGGATTAGAGGGCGTTTCATGACGACCGCAGTTAAGCAGACCGCCGGCGCGCCGTCACGTCCCGTTTTTGATTCATTTTGATCCGTCAAACCCGTGGCGATTGAAAAAATCCGGCCCCTCGCATTGCCACCGTTCCGGTCGCGGTTTACTTTGGCGCACCTTGAAGAAGCTCAAGCGACCAGAAATTCCGCGCAAAACGGTGTACCGCCTGTCCACCTATCTGCGCTGTCTGGCGCCGTTGCGCGAACAAGCGGCGCAGACCATTTCCAGTGAAGCCCTGGCCAAAGCCGCCGGGGTCAAACCCACGCAACTGCGGAAAGACCTCGCCTATTTTGGCACGTTCGGCACGCGCGGTCTCGGCTACGACGTGCAGGATTTGTATCAACAAATCACCAATGAGCTGGGCGCTTCCCGTCTGCGTCCCGCCATCCTGATCGGCCTGGGTAACCTGGGGATGGCGTTGCTTTCCTACCGCGGATTTGAAAAGGAGGGGTTTGAAATCCTGGCGGCCTTCGACATTGAACCCGGTCGGCGGCGAAACAAAGAGATCAAGCGCCCCGTGTATGGGATGGATCAGTTGGCGGAATTTGTCCGCGCCCGTGAAGTGAAGATGGCCATTCTCACCGTGCCCGCGGAGGCCGCTCAGGAGGTGGTGAATCAATTGGTTCGCTGCGGGGTGCTGGGCATCTTAAATTTTTCGCCGGTGGTCCTGCACGTTCCCGAGAGCGTCATGGTCAACAATGTGAACCTGGCCATTGAACTGGAAAACTTGAGCTATTTTATCCGCGAATAAACCCGGCCTCAGCCGGTGCGAAGCAAGCCAGTGACCTCATTGTGGCCGCCGCGAAGTCGCGGCGGTCTGCGGTACGGAAGGGGACGGGTCGTTGTTGATTGGAGTGGTTTATTTGGGGCTGGTTGGTCTGGGTAGGAAGCCGCTACTTACGTGCTCGTGCAAATAGCGTTCGTTATGGAAAAGCAATACGTAGAACTACTCTTTGTTTACTTGGGAATGATGCTGATCGCTGGCAGCGCGCTAGTGTGGGTGATTTTTATCCGGGACTTTATTCGGAAACATGGAGGCAAGCCATCGTTCGCTTTGTTCAATTGGAGTCCGATTTTTGACTATCGAAAGGCAAGGCTGATTGCAAAAAGAGCGGGCCGTGTGCCTTGGTTTCTTCGTCTCTTCGAGGCGATGTTAACAGCAGCTTTTTTGATTGTGATCGTGTTGATGGTTCGGCTTGTGATTGAGTTCGGATGAATAACTGCCGGTTGTTCCACACACCAGTGAATCAGAATCCGGCTCTTGCCACCACTGGTTTGACGACTTCACTCACGGGGCCACCATCGCTTGCTTGAACGCCTCGACTTGCTCCGGCGGCATATACTTAAATCGCGGTGGCATTGTCCACAGACCGGCATATTTCCCGTCCCGCATGTAACTCCAGTCGGTAATGTCCGCCGTTGGAATCTCAATCCGGTCGCCAAGTTTCACGTTCGTCACAATCTTCGGGACCTGGCTGAGGGTGACGATCGTGCTGCCGTGATGCGGCTCGAAAGTGGTGATGTTAAAGTGTTCGACGCGGCCGTGGTCGGTGATTCTGACGATGAGCGTAAAGTTGCTCTCTCCGTGCGTTCGATGGTCAAAAGTTTGCCAAAACTCTGGCAGCGTCTCCTGCGCCTTGGCAATGGCCGAAACCATCTCGGGATCGCTGTCTTCCACGAAACCCTTGTCCCGGTGCGTGCAACCGGAAATCCATACTGCCAGAACCGCGATCATCAGCGGAGCGATTTGTGCGGTGCGTTTCATAGTAAAGAAATCAAATGGCCGACGACCGGTCGGCGTGGCAACCGCTTCGGGCGGCTATCCACCGGCCATAGGTGGGAGGATAATGTCCACTTTGGGCAGCAACCAGAAAACTCCCAAACCCACGATCAGAGCGACCAGGATTATTCGCCCCCTCCACCGGGTAATGAATTTATCATCCACACCCCAGCCACCCCGGCTGACGCCGACGAGCAACCAGCCAAGCGTTCCCAGCGGCACGGCTACATTCAGGGCGACAATAGCGGCGCCGACCCGGCTATAAACGGTGGCGCCTCGGGACGAAAATCTTTGCCAGGTGATTTGCGCGTCGGTCTCCATCTGGCGTGGAGTCAGCGTTGCGGATAAAAGCGTGCCAACGGCAGCCGGGCCAATATGGTTCAACACCTCGGAATCGCGCGGGCGCAACCATGATTTCCAGCGCTTCACCGCATCCGGCGGCATGTTTTTCGCCACGCGATCACAACGGACGGTGCGGAAATGCGGAGCGGCGGCACGCGCCTCGCCGAAGACATACAGGTCAATCGAGCAGTTGCCATTATCCACGCCCGTCAGCTTCAGCGGATAGATGGGTTGATCCGTGGCGAACGTAAAGGCCAGCGGATGCGCGGCGGTCACCGCGTCGGTCGAATTCTCGCGCTGGATTTTGCTGGCGACGAATACCCAACCGCGTTGCACGTAGTCCTGCACCACGGAAGCCACCGAGGGCGGCGCGGCGAATCCATTATTTTCCAACCAATCCAGCACCGCGCGGGGGTTGGTCCCGCGGAGGGTGGTTGCTTCAAAGAGGCCGGCGCGTTGCACGGATAAAACCGTCACCCCGGCTGGGGCGGTGGGCGCTGCGTCCGAGTCCGCACTCAAGGTTTGCACCAGACCGAATTGCTCCAGGTGAAGGGTGGCCGTCATCCAAACGGCCAGCAACATGGCCACCAACACGACGCTGGTGAAGCTCGCGCTGGATCGGGTGAAGAGGCGCACCGCCAGCAGGAACACCAGCGCCAGGCCACCTAACAGCGGGCTTTTCCCCAGGAAGCCCACGCCCAGGGCTAACAGCAGACACAACGGCAAATCCAACCCCCAATCCGCGTCGTCCTTGAACGACCGCCAGGCCAGCCAGGCGACTCCGCAGACAAACAGCACGCCAAGGTAATAGTGATGCACGTAATGGAGCAGGCGCGGTTGAAAGGCCGCGCGTAACGCGGGAAAAAAGCTTTCTGAAACCGCCTCCACCTTCGGCTCGGCCGGCAAGGGGACGACCCAGCCAAAGTTCGTTCCGGCTCCGAGAAACGCCGTCTCAATCACCAGACATTCGATTCCGTCACGGTGATAAATGAGCGCCTGCTGGTTGGGAATCTCAACCCGCACCTGGGCTTCCGGTCGGGCGAACACTTTGCCATCCGCCCATCCGGTCGCCGCCGAAATCAGCCACGCGGTAAGTGTCGCCCAGCGCGCGAAAGTTTGCATGGGGTATTGGTAGCGCAACCGCACCCGGATGTCACCAACCATCCGCGCTCGATCTGGCTGGCCGGATCAGGGGCGGAACCGACCCCGCGACCGATGCGTTTTGCGGCAGATCAAGCGACAAAATCCGAGGCGTGTTTTCCGAAATCCTGGTTGGACAGAGGCTTGCAAAGTCCCCATAGTTTTGGCGATAAAACATGACGTTAAACTCCACCCAAAAATTGTCGGGTAACTGATTGTTAGGGAAAAATATGAGTCTATTTGTTTACACAGGTCAACTCGCTGACGGGAAGCCAAAAAGCGGAAAAATCACAGCGAAATCAGAGAAAGAAGCCCGAGACCAGATTGCTACGAAACATAAAGTAGTCAAAATCTTCTCAATTAAGGCTCAGGCTGAGCCAGCACGCGCACCGCAATCAGCTCAGAAGACCAAAGCATTATCAAAGCTTCAGAAGATGCTTTACCTCCAGCATGGTCGCTGTTTCTTTTGCGGCGAAGTACTGCTTGAAAACAAGGCGAGCATTGAGCACCTGAATCCCAAGGCGAAGGGAGGTACCAATACAGAAGATAACGAGGTAGTTTGTCATGCTACATTAAACCAGACTTTCGGGAGCATGGATTTGAAGAGGAAGTTTGAATTTATTCTCCGCCAAGAGGGAGCATTTAAGTGCCCGCCGTAAAATGGCCATAAGGAGGAGACTGATGCTCTAACCCCCAAAAGATTGCAAATGACTGAGACGCGGAGCGGTTGTTGGTGGTGGTGCGGGTGTGATTGCCACGAGCGTCCTTTCCACCCGTAGTTGAATCTGTCCGACGAGCTTTTCTGAGTTCAGCCCACGATGACATGACTGTGAAACAAGAGTGTTCAAAACAAGGAATCGAGTCGCCGGACGATTGGTCTTGGTCGGCAGCTTCCAGTTTCAAACGGCGCGCTCCTGGCCGCCTTGGAGCGGCGTTCCTTGCTTTGCTCCTCGGAGGTGCGTTTGCCGTGCGCGCCGCCGAGCGCGTCGCGGTCAGCGCCGCTCCGATCAAACGTGCGGGAGTCGTCCGGGTGGTGGATCACGGGTTGCAGGATGACGCCGGGCCGTTTCTCGGGTTGGGAGTTTCCTATTTCACGGCGCTGTGGCGCTGTCGCTACGACCGACCGCGCTTGGAAAGTGATTTGCACTTTCTTTCCCGTCAGGGATTCAACTATTACCGCCTGCTTTCGATGGTGGGCTGGCACTCAGCGTGGAGTGGCTTGGAAATTGCCCCCGTGTCGTTCACGAATCGCACCGGCCAATTGGTGGCGGCCTGGCCCGACTATTGGCGACAACTGGAGGAGTTGATTGACCTGGGCTACGACCGTCATGGTTTGCGCGCGCAAATCACACTTTTTGCCGACGCGCAACTCATGCCGCAACGAGCGGAGCGGATGGAACACCTGCGCCGGCTGCTGACCGAGGTGGTGCCGGGGCGGGAGCAGAAAATCATCCTCATCGAAGTGGCCAACGAAGCGTGGCAAAATGGATTCCCCGGTGACGCCGGCACGCAGGAATTGCGTGAGTTCACCCGATACCTGGCGGAACGGACGGCCATTCCGATTGCGACAACTTCCAATCACGAGAACGAGTTCGAGCAAGTGTACGCCCACAGCGCCGCCGACATTGCGACGTGGCATTTCAGTCGTGATCGGGCGGACGGCGGTTGGAAGCCGGTTTATGATTGTTGGGATTTGGGCGCGCGTCCAGGTTTCCCGCCCGTGAGCAGCAACGAACCCATTGGCCCGGGAGCCTCGGTGGCGAGTGAAACTTCGGACATCCGACTGGTGCTGGCGGCGGCGTTTGCTTATGTGGCGAAACTGCCGATGTACGTTTTCCACTCGCAAGCGGGAGTATTCGGAAAAACGAGTTTTGAAGACACACCGGCGATCACCAAATTCCGTGATCTGATACAGATTCTCCCGGCGGATTTACCCGCCTGGCGGCGTAACGACGGCAAGGAACAGGACGCGCCCTTCACGGTGTTTGCCGGAGGCGAGCCGAATCAATACGTCACGGAACGTCCCGCCAGTCGCGATGGGTGTGTGCGTAATGTCGGCAGCCGGAAGGAAGATCGCTTTGTCTGTGTGCCCATCGGCATCCGACCGGAGGGACTTCAGCTTGAGGCGCGCACGACTCTGGAAATGGACGTCATCCATCCGCTCACGGGAACAATTTTTCGCTCGGCCAAAATGAAACGAGACGAACGCATCATTCTGCCACCCGGGCCGGGCGGCTGGATTTTGCTGGGGCGCGATACGGCGCTGTCGAGGTCATAACCAACCCGACGCGCACCTCCGTGCGGTCGCCGTGTTTGTGGTAATGCAACTCCGAATCGTCTAAACGTCGGCGGCGGCGAGGTGCGTCACGTTTGGCGTGGCGTGGTGTTAATTATCAGGGGATCAGGAAATTTGGCGATTGCCAGTTGGCATAGCCCGTCTAACTTTTGCTTATGCAAAATCAATGGTTGCAGAAACTCCGAATGGCTGGGCTGGCAGTCTTGGTAAGTCTGCTCGTTCCCAGTTCCGGCTTCGCGCAGAAGCAAGCGGCGAAACTACGTGCTGGCGACGTGGCCCCGCCGGTCGCGGGCCTGGATCAGGATGGTCAGGAATGGAAATTGGCGAGCGCGAAGGGGGAGAAGGTGGTGCTGCTTTATTTCTATCCGAAGGACGACACGCCAGGTTGCACTCAGGAAGCGTGCGGTTTGCGGGATCGCATGGGCGAATTGAAAACGCAGGGGGTGGAAGTGGTCGGCGTGAGCTTTGATGACGCCGCGAGCCACCGCCAATTTATTGCGAAGCATGATTTGAACTTTCGGTTGCTCGCGGATACCGATGGGAAAATTGCCGACGCTTACGGAGCGCGTCAGCCCGGACAATCTCGCGCGCGTCGGGTGAGTTTTCTCATCGGTAAAGATGGTAAAATTTTACACGTTACGGATTCGCCCTCGGCTGAAGTGCATTTGCGGGAAATGCGGGAGGCCACGGCGAAGTTGAAGTGAGCGCGGGGGCCGGTCGCGGCGTTGTTTGATTGCCGGTTGCGCTTCCCGGACGTAGCTTTGAATCCCATGGCAAGATCATCAGTCACCATCAGCCGGCGTAAATTTCTGCAACGCAGCGCCACGACTCTGGCTGCGGCCACCTTGCCGACCATCATCCCCGCCACCGCCTTGGGGCGCGGCGGCGTGTTGGCGCCGAGTGAGCGAATCGGCATGGGATTTATTGGCCTGGGCGGGCAGGGGACGGGACATTTGCTTGGCGGCGCGTGGACTTATGTCGCGGGCGGTTACGTTTCGCGCGGTGACGTGCAAGTGCTGGCGGTGTGCGATGTGCGCGCGGAACGGCGTGAATCCGCGCAACTCCGCTGTAACGAGTTTTACGCGGCGCAGCTAAATCAGCCGAACTACAATGGCGTCCGCGCGTACGAAGATTTTCTGCAAGTGTTGGCGCGACCTGACATTGACGCCGTGTTACTGGCGCTGCCGTACCATTGGGCGGCGCCCATGGCGCTCCTGGCCGCGCAAGCGGGGAAGGATGTGTATTGCGAAAAGCCCATCGCCATCACCATTGATCTGGCGCGGCAATTGACACAGACCTGTCGGCGTTTTGGTCGCATCTATCAGGCGGGCACGCAACAACGTTCCGAGTACGAAGGCAAGTTCCGCCAGGCCTGCGAGCTGGTTCGCAACGGTCGCATTGGCCAGCTCAAGGAGGTTTACGCGTATCGCCAGCCGGGCGCGTTTTTTCCGACGCAATGGACTTCCGAATCGAGCGTGCCCGTTCCAGCGGGCTTGAATTGGGAGCGTTGGTTGGGGCCGTTGCCGTGGCGGCCTTTCGGCGGCGAAGCGGGGCACGCGCTCCCCGGTGTTTTTATCGGCGACCTGAATTGGAGTCCGCACCATTACGATTTTATCCAATGGGTCGTGAATCCTGATCCGCTCGCGCCGGTGGAAGTCGAATTTCTACCTGGCCCCGCCACCACGTCCGCCGGTGATTTTCCAGGCGGCGCCGCGGGGCGACCCGAGGACGGTCAGGTGCGTTATCATTACGCAAACGGCGTGGTGGTTCACTCGACGGAATATCCCGGTGAAACGGTGGGCAATGTCGGCGGCGCTTGTTTTGTCGGCACCCAAGGGCGGTTGGCCGTGGATCGGGTCAGCCTGGTGACTTACCCGGAACGGATTCTCAAGACGCCGTTGCAACCAACCGACGCGCGCGTGGAACAAAATCGCGGTCACTCGGATAATTTCCTCGAGTGCGTGCGGTCGCGTCGTCCGACGATCTGCAATCCCACTGTGGCCGCGCAAAGCATGACCTCGATTCTCATCGGCGGGATTGCCATGGCGCTCCGCCGTTCCGTGAAATGGGATCCGGCCCGGGGTGAGTTTTCCGGAGATGCAGAGGCGAATCGTCTGCTGGCTTACACGCCGCGTCCGCCGTGGCCATTTTAACTTCCGCACCATGTCGCTCCATTTCCTCCCATGAAAATGCAATTTTTATCCCGTTGGTTTTTGATTGGTTTGCTGGTTCTCGGCGGCGGTCAACTTCAGGCAGCGAACGAGACGGCGTTGATTGAGGTATTACGGTCGTCCGCGAACGCCGTCGAAAAATGCAACGCCTGCGCGCAGTTGCGGGTCGTCGGCACGGCGCAATCCGTACCCGCGTTGGCCGCACTGCTGACGAATGAAGCCGTCGCGCACGCGGCACGTTACGCTTTGGAAGCGATTCCCGGCGCGGAAGCAGGCGCCGCTTTGCGCACCGCTTTGGGGCAAACAACCGGGATGTTCAAAGTCGGGGTGATTCAATCGCTTGGCCATCGGCGCGACCCGCAAGCCTTGCCTTTGCTCGCACCGCTGCTGGCCGATGCGGACGCGCCGATCACCACCGCTGCGGCGGCTGCACTCGGAGAACTGGGAGGAGTCGAAGCCACGGCGGCATTGAAGGCGGCAGCGGCGGCGTCAACCAAGGAAGCCCGCCTCGAAATTGACGAGGCACTACTGCGCTGTGCGGAAAAATTTTTAGCCGCCGGTGATTCAAACCAGTCTGTGGCGATTTATGGCGATTTAGCGAACGACAACATGCCAGCGCAAATTCGGATTGCCGCCTGGCGCGGTTTGGTGCTGGCGCAGCCGGACCAGCGGGTTGCTTTGATCAGTCAATCGCTGGCGAACCCGGAGAGCTTGACTCATGCGGCTGCCTTGCAACTGTTGCGCGAGTTGTCCGATGCGCAGGTGATTGAAGCGGCCCGGCGACAATGGGACAAGTTACCGTCGGAATCGCAAGCGGCCCTGGTGGACGCCAGCGTTCGGGCGGGAAAAAATTCAGTCGCGATCATCCATGCGGCGGCGCGCAGTCCGGAACTCAATGTACGCCTCGCTGCCTGGGAAGCGCTGGCACAGACGAGCGACGTTGCGCTCTTGCCGGA
Coding sequences:
- a CDS encoding DUF2314 domain-containing protein, whose amino-acid sequence is MKRTAQIAPLMIAVLAVWISGCTHRDKGFVEDSDPEMVSAIAKAQETLPEFWQTFDHRTHGESNFTLIVRITDHGRVEHFNITTFEPHHGSTIVTLSQVPKIVTNVKLGDRIEIPTADITDWSYMRDGKYAGLWTMPPRFKYMPPEQVEAFKQAMVAP
- a CDS encoding Gfo/Idh/MocA family oxidoreductase; this encodes MARSSVTISRRKFLQRSATTLAAATLPTIIPATALGRGGVLAPSERIGMGFIGLGGQGTGHLLGGAWTYVAGGYVSRGDVQVLAVCDVRAERRESAQLRCNEFYAAQLNQPNYNGVRAYEDFLQVLARPDIDAVLLALPYHWAAPMALLAAQAGKDVYCEKPIAITIDLARQLTQTCRRFGRIYQAGTQQRSEYEGKFRQACELVRNGRIGQLKEVYAYRQPGAFFPTQWTSESSVPVPAGLNWERWLGPLPWRPFGGEAGHALPGVFIGDLNWSPHHYDFIQWVVNPDPLAPVEVEFLPGPATTSAGDFPGGAAGRPEDGQVRYHYANGVVVHSTEYPGETVGNVGGACFVGTQGRLAVDRVSLVTYPERILKTPLQPTDARVEQNRGHSDNFLECVRSRRPTICNPTVAAQSMTSILIGGIAMALRRSVKWDPARGEFSGDAEANRLLAYTPRPPWPF
- a CDS encoding ComEC/Rec2 family competence protein produces the protein MKRPLIPVALYYASGLLLAEIVSPPLPLLFGICFLLLLVGWSQRGWRAPLLGLFLIGLGMTNLLRLTTPIAPDDLRQQLTEAPVLATVRGTLSETPNLRLHEHDGKELVRTLVTLRVSALRTNDEWKPAFGQVLVTTQGELTQPLFGGEEVEIYGVLGPPPSAMADGLFNYRTYLARQNIYYQLKTTAADWHGLNPNVTPPLADRFIAWAKNQLAYGLPAPDEPLRLLWAMTLGWKTALTGEVSEPFMKTGTMHIFAISGLHIALIAGILVSLLRGLRVPRGGCGLVVIPLLWFYTAATGWQPSAIRSTLMMTIVVGGWALARPSDLLNSLAAAAFIILLWQPQQLFQASFQLSFFVVLSIALFVPPLQRWLDQRLAYDPLLPPEVIPRWKRTRRWLLRAAAMSFATSLAAWLGALPLTAYYFHIFSPVTLLANLLIVPLSSLALACNLGSLLCGAWWPWLSELFNHAAWFWMLGMIKLRDWATLIPGAYAFVRAPSLFTFIVYYGLLTGFMSGWLWRPGRRQRTLIILGALGLYYGGQWLGERRNFTLTVLPFAGGHAEYFDAAGKSQDWLVDCGNSNSVVYVTRPFLRAQGVTQLPRLLLTHGDLRQVGGTELLLDEFRCREVFVSPLRFRSPIYRRIVADLQSESFHLKTSARGDFLPPWRILHPAPTDSFTQADDGALVRQAEFYGATILLLSDLGRLGQNLLLEREGQQLRSDLLVAGLPEQTEALTDALLDAIQPRVIIVADSDFPATARASLELKARLEPRRVLTLYTRTVGAVTISFRPDGCKLATADGQTFELEKLPAMTPDRPQPRPVTADREW
- a CDS encoding transglutaminase-like domain-containing protein codes for the protein MKRWIGFLSLWLLLVAPVAGEPAAVIRASMLEAQGRFLAASNTLYTAAADSALSAAERRRLAFELDRLERIRKDYPFTQASLFKRLQDAVRDLTESEFETWVAKGWFDARDFDGERRYMSASVSNLFFRHPELNPRRLPLRDTSKHDQASLATCRAIRKAARQEGRPYVLSKRLNAVMTVTVDADAVPDGEVVRAWLPIPREYPFQQGFALLNTSSPVRHLDGADSSIRSVYLEQKAQAGAPTRFSIEYEYKISGVSFDINPERVRRVDALDPALKPFLREELHVAFTPEMRALSKKILGDETNPARQAKRIYDWIAEHIQYSYALEYSTIRNISDYCRDKSYGDCGQEALLFITLCRLNGIPARWQSGWNLFPGVKGIHDWCEMYLAPYGWMPVDPYKGIFAMQYAPTLTPEEKHEVRDFYFGGLDYYRMAANSAHSQVLTPPKQSFRSDTVDFQRGEVEWGTNNLYFDEYSYGLQIREVPTP
- a CDS encoding peroxiredoxin; the protein is MQNQWLQKLRMAGLAVLVSLLVPSSGFAQKQAAKLRAGDVAPPVAGLDQDGQEWKLASAKGEKVVLLYFYPKDDTPGCTQEACGLRDRMGELKTQGVEVVGVSFDDAASHRQFIAKHDLNFRLLADTDGKIADAYGARQPGQSRARRVSFLIGKDGKILHVTDSPSAEVHLREMREATAKLK
- a CDS encoding DUF2330 domain-containing protein, with amino-acid sequence MVGDIRVRLRYQYPMQTFARWATLTAWLISAATGWADGKVFARPEAQVRVEIPNQQALIYHRDGIECLVIETAFLGAGTNFGWVVPLPAEPKVEAVSESFFPALRAAFQPRLLHYVHHYYLGVLFVCGVAWLAWRSFKDDADWGLDLPLCLLLALGVGFLGKSPLLGGLALVFLLAVRLFTRSSASFTSVVLVAMLLAVWMTATLHLEQFGLVQTLSADSDAAPTAPAGVTVLSVQRAGLFEATTLRGTNPRAVLDWLENNGFAAPPSVASVVQDYVQRGWVFVASKIQRENSTDAVTAAHPLAFTFATDQPIYPLKLTGVDNGNCSIDLYVFGEARAAAPHFRTVRCDRVAKNMPPDAVKRWKSWLRPRDSEVLNHIGPAAVGTLLSATLTPRQMETDAQITWQRFSSRGATVYSRVGAAIVALNVAVPLGTLGWLLVGVSRGGWGVDDKFITRWRGRIILVALIVGLGVFWLLPKVDIILPPMAGG
- a CDS encoding redox-sensing transcriptional repressor Rex, which produces MKKLKRPEIPRKTVYRLSTYLRCLAPLREQAAQTISSEALAKAAGVKPTQLRKDLAYFGTFGTRGLGYDVQDLYQQITNELGASRLRPAILIGLGNLGMALLSYRGFEKEGFEILAAFDIEPGRRRNKEIKRPVYGMDQLAEFVRAREVKMAILTVPAEAAQEVVNQLVRCGVLGILNFSPVVLHVPESVMVNNVNLAIELENLSYFIRE